Genomic segment of Mycolicibacterium sarraceniae:
TGGCCGACAGTTGTGTTATCGCAGCCGCAGAGGACCGTCGCTGTGACAGCGACGAGTGCGGTCAGTCGATGAATCTCCAGGCGTCTCATTGCGGCGGCTGCGTCGTTTCGGTGACGGCGTTGTAGCGGCTGGACATCTGCACGTCGATGTCGTGATAGAGGTCGCGACCAGTTGTCGCGATCAGCGCCCGTCGGATCGCATCGTTGTACTCGCCGCCCGAAATCATTCCGCCCCTGTTTGCGGCGTATTCCTCTGCCGAGAGTATGAGGCGGGGTGCCTCGGGATGCTTGGGATCGGGTGGCGTCAGGAATTGATCGTCCGGCCCCTGTATGGGCACGCCGGACTGCGCCAGAGCGTTGAGTACCTGATTTTCACCCTGGCCAATGTCGAGGTTGGGCAACTCATGAGTATCCCAGCCAGTTGTCTTAGGAGGATCGCCGAGAAGAGTCTGTTCGAACGTTTTTGAAACAAGGTCTGTACCCGGTACCCCGCCGGCGTCAAGCCCGGCAAAGGCGAATTCGTAGGCAGATTTCTTAGCGTCGTATGCTGCAGCAGCCATGGCTTCCCCGTTGATATGCGCTGCGCCGGTGGCGTTGTGGATTCCGGAATCGACCAAGCCTTGCATGGTCATCGAGTCGTACAGTCGATGATTGTTGCTCGTCATGTCGACGCCATTCTTGTAGTCATTGGCGTAGTCCAGCTGTGCCTGCATGATGTCGCGGCCGGCCGCACCGTTGAAGTAGTCCGACGCCGCCTTGTCGGTGCTGAGCACCGAGAAGATGTTCTTGGCCACAGGCATGTTCGTCTCTTCGGTGTCCAACAGGCCAAAGCCGTCGTGGTGGCCGGCCGACGCCTCAGCGATGTCAGGAATATAGGGCGCCAGACCGTGCGAAAGCCCGCGTACTGCTTCAGGATTCAGCTCGCCGAGGGTCTGATTGCCAGGCATGTGAAAGAAGTCATTCTTGGGATCGCCGATGTACGCTCCGTACGCTGACGCCGTCTCGGCCGCCATCTTGGCGTCCGGCCCGTTGGCTGCGTCGCCCGTCCAGCTGAACATATCGCCGACCGCCTTGCCGTTGTCACCCCAGTCGGTGCTCAAGGCGCCTTTCATGAAATTGTCCGAGTACGCCGAGTCGCGGACGATGTCGTGAACCGCCTGATGGTCTTGTCCCGCCGTCGCCAGGACGTCGTTCACCACCGGAACGCCTTCGCCCGAGATTCCGGAATAGCCGCCCTTTGCACCCACCGGAGTGCCGTGGAATGTCGGCGAATTCATCATCTCCGTCGCCTTGTTGAGCATGCCGCGATCCAGTGCCGTGCCGCCCTGCCGCAGCCCCGTTCTGCCGTCCTTGACGATGTCGGTCACCTTGGTCATCTCGCCGAGTTGCGACATGCCCTTGGACTGCAATACGCCCTGCACACTGCGGGGCAGCGGGCTCATCCCGCCGCTGGTCATATTGTTCGGGTTCGCGAGCCCGCCCGGATCGGTCTTCGGGACGTGAACGTTGGGATTGCTCATCAGCTGCCACGAGTCACCCATGGCGGACTTCGCGTCGCCCATGTTCTGCTCGGCCGCCCTGAGCGCGTCCGTCGACATTCCGGCCTGCTGCGCCTGCATCTGACTCAGGATCGATGCCTGCACCGGCGTCAGCGGCTCCGTTCCGGCGCGCTGGCCCTCATTGATGGAGCCCAACACCGCCTTCACCTCCGCGGCGGCACCCTGGTCACCGGCGAGTGCTTTCTCGACGGTCTCCTTCGCGACCTCCGGCGAAACGTTGCGGTCGTTGCCGATGCCGTCGGCGGTCTCGGAGATCGCGTTGTTCACTGCCGAGGCCAGATGCTGATCGGTGGAGTCGGCCCGCCGCGATAGGTCCACGATCGCGTTATGCACGATCTCGACGTGATGTTCTAGCTCGGCCCGTTTTTCTGGATCGCCGGGCACTATGTAGTGCAATTCGGCGGTAGCGGTGTCGATCACGATGCCCCAGCGGTCGGCCATGTGCTGGATCCGCGACCACTCCGATCTGATGGACTCGACCTCTGAGGCTGCCGACGAGACATCGCGGGCCGCCTGGTCGCACTCATCGGCATGGGCCAGCATCGTGTTGCTGATCGCCATCGCCATCGACGATGCTGCCTCGAACGAGTTCCCCTGCCCCATCAGGTTCGTGATGATCGATTCCTGGTTGTGGGCGACATCGCGCACCTGGTTCGCCCGACTGGTGGCGGCCGTGGCCACCGCGCGTATCGATCCCGGATCCCACGCTTCCAGATCAGTCAGCGAAATCCCCACAGCCAGCAAACTTACCGGAGTGGTCCGCCAGGGCAATTCACTTTGACACGCCACTGTCCAGGCCCGCATCCCGTGAACCGCCGATCCGGCGACCGCGATCGCGCTAGATTCGACGCTTCGATGACGGAAGGGCACGCCATGACGAGCACCGGCGGGCAATTGTTCAACCCCAACACCTATGACCCGCGACAATTCGATCCCGCCACCCGGCGCCAGCTGCGGGCCCTGATCGATTGGTTTGAGGAACGCGGCAAGACACGGCTGCTGCAAGACGACGCCGAGGCGGCGTGGGTGTCCGACTTCCTGGACTTCGTCAAGCGCGAGCGAATTTTCGCGACCTTCCTCACCCCGTCGGAATTCGGCCTCGGCGACGACGACAAGCGCTGGGACACCTCCCGCAACGCCGCGCTCGGCGAGATCCTCGGCTTCTACGGACTGGCGTACTGGTACGCCGAGCAGGTCACCATTCTCGGGCTGGGCCCGATCTGGCAGAGCGACAACATCAAGGCCAAACAACGCGCCGCCGAGCAACTCGAAAACGGCGGAGTGATGGCCTTCGCACTCTCCGAACGCGAGCACGGCGCCGACATCTACAACACCGACATGATCCTGACGCCCACCGACGGCGACGAGGACGGTGTTGTCTTCCGGGCGACGGGCCAGAAGTACTACATCGGCAACGGCAACGTGGCGGGCATGGTGTCGGTGTTCTCCCGCCGCGCCGATATCGACGGCGCGGAGGGCTATGTGTGGTTCGTCGCCGACAGCGCGCATCCCGCCTACGAGTTGATCGGCAACGTCGTGCACGGCCAGATGTTTGTGAGTACCTTTGCACTCCAGGACTATCCGGTTCACGAGGAAGACATCCTGCGCACCGGGCCCGAGGCGTTCTCGGCGGCATTGAATACGGTGAATGTCGGCAAGTTCAACCTGTGTAGCGCCTCGATCGGGATGTGCGAGCACGCGTTCTACGAGGCGATCACCCACGCCAACAACCGCATTCTGTATGGCAACCCGGTCACCGACTTCCCGCACGTGCGGGCCAGCTTCGTCGACGCCTACGCCCGGCTGCTCGCGATGAAGCTGTTCAGCGACCGCGCAATCGACTACTTCCGCAGCGCCAGCCTCGACGATCGGCGCTACCTGCTGTTCAACCCGGTGACCAAGGCGAAGGTGACCTCGGAGGGCGAAACGGTGGTGCGTCTGCTGTGGGATGTGCTGGCTGCCAAGGGGTTCGAACGCAATACCTACTTCGCCGAAGTGAAGGATCTGATCGGTGCGCTGCCCCGCCTGGAGGGCACCGTGCACGTCAACGTGGCGCAGATCCTGAAGTTCATGCCCAACTTCCTGTTCAACCCGGGCTCATACCCGGAGGTGGGCACCCGTGACGACCCGGCGGACGACGTGTTCTTCTGGGCCCAGGGCCCGGCCAAGGGTGCGTCGAAGGTGCAATTCGCCGATTGGGCTCCGGTCTTCGAGAAGGCCTCGGCCATCACGAATGTCGCACTCTTCCTCGAACAGGCTCGAGCTCTTCAGGCGTTGTTGTCCACCGCCGCACCCGACGCCGATCAGCAGCGCGACCTCGACTTCATGCTGATCGTCGGGCACCTTTTCACGCTGGTGGTCTACGGTCAGCTGATCCTGGAACAAGCCGAACTGCGTGGACTCGACCATGACCTGGTCGATCAGATCTTCGACGTGGCGGTCCGGGACTTCTCCGGATATGCGGTGGCCTTACATGGCAAGACGAGTTCGACTCCGGCACAACAAGAATGGGCGCTGGCAGCGGTGCGCAAACCGGTGACTGACGCCGACCGCTTCGACCGGGTATGGCAGCAGGTGCAGGCTTACGACGGCGCTTATGAGATGCGCCCGTAAATCAGCGAACCGTGACCGTAGCGGCGAACGTCCACGCATCCTTGGCACCACCCGGCCAGGGCTGCCCGTAGTGGGTGGTCACGGTGGAAGTGCCGGACTTGAGGGCCTGGAAGGTCCAGGTCACGGTTCCCGGGGCGCCAGGCAGGTGGACGCCGGAGGGCCCAGAGTCATAGTGGTCGCGTTGCTCGATCACCGCGGCGTCACTGATCTGGGCCTGAGCGTCCCACCGGTAGCCGGTGGATGGGTTGGACGCCAGGTTGACTCGCAGTGTGTCACCCGCGCTGAGCGCGATGTCGAGGCTGAGGTGCTTCTTCGTCAGCAGGTCGTCGTAGGACACGTCGATGGTCGTATTACCCGGCGGCTTTTTGATATCGCCGCACCCGGCCAGCGTCAGCGCCATCACCAGCACGGCGATCAGCCGGATCATTGCGAGAAGCTCTCGTTGCGCTTGAACCGGCGCAGGTAGGGCACCAGCCGCCAGGCCGGCACCGAGGCCGGCCAGTCGGTGGCGCGAAAGTATGCATCAGAGCCGCCGTCGACGAACAGAACACTGCCGCAGAGGAAATCGGCTGCGTCGGAAAGCATGAACACTACCCAGTCGGCTAACTTCCCGGGGTCGCCGAACCCCCCGATCGGCACCGGGAAGGAATGAATCGCCTTGGCTTCGGCCGGGGTGGACAGCTGCTTTTCCAGCAGTGGGGTCAGGATCGCGCCCGGGGCGATCGCGTTGAGCCGGATTCCCGCCCCCGCCCAGTCACGGGTCACCGCATGCTCGCGAACCCAGCGACTGACTGCGACCTTGGAAGCGCCGTAGGCCATCGAGGAGGCGGCCTTGCCGAACAGTCGCAGTGCCCGCACCGCCTTGTCGCCGTCGCCGGCCAGCAGCGCGCGGATGGCGCGGCCGGGTATCGCGGGGATGGTGGTGGTCGAATTGCTGGAGAAGACAACCACTTTCGCTCGGTCTCCGGCGGCCAGCGCGGGCCGCCACGCTGCCAGCAGCTCCACTACACCGAAATAGTTGACCTGGGTGATCAGCGCCGGCTGCTCACGACCCGGGGTTGGCCCGAGCCCGGCCGCCAACACCGCCCCGTCGAGCCGCCCGCCGCAGGCGCTTCGCACGGCATCGGCCGCGGCCCGTCGACCGGCCGGCGTGGAGAGATCGGCCACCACATCGGCGGGCTGGATATCCACCCCGATCACGGTGTGGCCGTTGGCGCGAAGCCTCTCCGCGGTGGC
This window contains:
- a CDS encoding TPR repeat region-containing protein — its product is MATAATSRANQVRDVAHNQESIITNLMGQGNSFEAASSMAMAISNTMLAHADECDQAARDVSSAASEVESIRSEWSRIQHMADRWGIVIDTATAELHYIVPGDPEKRAELEHHVEIVHNAIVDLSRRADSTDQHLASAVNNAISETADGIGNDRNVSPEVAKETVEKALAGDQGAAAEVKAVLGSINEGQRAGTEPLTPVQASILSQMQAQQAGMSTDALRAAEQNMGDAKSAMGDSWQLMSNPNVHVPKTDPGGLANPNNMTSGGMSPLPRSVQGVLQSKGMSQLGEMTKVTDIVKDGRTGLRQGGTALDRGMLNKATEMMNSPTFHGTPVGAKGGYSGISGEGVPVVNDVLATAGQDHQAVHDIVRDSAYSDNFMKGALSTDWGDNGKAVGDMFSWTGDAANGPDAKMAAETASAYGAYIGDPKNDFFHMPGNQTLGELNPEAVRGLSHGLAPYIPDIAEASAGHHDGFGLLDTEETNMPVAKNIFSVLSTDKAASDYFNGAAGRDIMQAQLDYANDYKNGVDMTSNNHRLYDSMTMQGLVDSGIHNATGAAHINGEAMAAAAYDAKKSAYEFAFAGLDAGGVPGTDLVSKTFEQTLLGDPPKTTGWDTHELPNLDIGQGENQVLNALAQSGVPIQGPDDQFLTPPDPKHPEAPRLILSAEEYAANRGGMISGGEYNDAIRRALIATTGRDLYHDIDVQMSSRYNAVTETTQPPQ
- a CDS encoding acyl-CoA dehydrogenase family protein codes for the protein MTSTGGQLFNPNTYDPRQFDPATRRQLRALIDWFEERGKTRLLQDDAEAAWVSDFLDFVKRERIFATFLTPSEFGLGDDDKRWDTSRNAALGEILGFYGLAYWYAEQVTILGLGPIWQSDNIKAKQRAAEQLENGGVMAFALSEREHGADIYNTDMILTPTDGDEDGVVFRATGQKYYIGNGNVAGMVSVFSRRADIDGAEGYVWFVADSAHPAYELIGNVVHGQMFVSTFALQDYPVHEEDILRTGPEAFSAALNTVNVGKFNLCSASIGMCEHAFYEAITHANNRILYGNPVTDFPHVRASFVDAYARLLAMKLFSDRAIDYFRSASLDDRRYLLFNPVTKAKVTSEGETVVRLLWDVLAAKGFERNTYFAEVKDLIGALPRLEGTVHVNVAQILKFMPNFLFNPGSYPEVGTRDDPADDVFFWAQGPAKGASKVQFADWAPVFEKASAITNVALFLEQARALQALLSTAAPDADQQRDLDFMLIVGHLFTLVVYGQLILEQAELRGLDHDLVDQIFDVAVRDFSGYAVALHGKTSSTPAQQEWALAAVRKPVTDADRFDRVWQQVQAYDGAYEMRP
- a CDS encoding protease inhibitor I42 family protein; its protein translation is MIRLIAVLVMALTLAGCGDIKKPPGNTTIDVSYDDLLTKKHLSLDIALSAGDTLRVNLASNPSTGYRWDAQAQISDAAVIEQRDHYDSGPSGVHLPGAPGTVTWTFQALKSGTSTVTTHYGQPWPGGAKDAWTFAATVTVR
- a CDS encoding SDR family oxidoreductase gives rise to the protein MGTYVVTGSASGMGKATAERLRANGHTVIGVDIQPADVVADLSTPAGRRAAADAVRSACGGRLDGAVLAAGLGPTPGREQPALITQVNYFGVVELLAAWRPALAAGDRAKVVVFSSNSTTTIPAIPGRAIRALLAGDGDKAVRALRLFGKAASSMAYGASKVAVSRWVREHAVTRDWAGAGIRLNAIAPGAILTPLLEKQLSTPAEAKAIHSFPVPIGGFGDPGKLADWVVFMLSDAADFLCGSVLFVDGGSDAYFRATDWPASVPAWRLVPYLRRFKRNESFSQ